A stretch of Mesorhizobium sp. M2A.F.Ca.ET.046.03.2.1 DNA encodes these proteins:
- a CDS encoding Mov34/MPN/PAD-1 family protein: MTELKDVTSVTLPRSCISTTHAHLRSVGREGNEGMALWVGVQQDRQFAVTETVIPAQRHIRTSDGVCVIVPAEELHRLNVWLYKSGLKLLAQIHSHPGRAYHSTTDDAYAVATTVGCLSLVVPNFAREPFDLARVAAYRLDAKANWNEVASAALMRMITITS, translated from the coding sequence ATGACTGAATTGAAAGATGTAACGAGCGTGACTCTCCCGCGGAGCTGCATCTCCACCACGCATGCGCATCTGCGCTCAGTTGGTCGCGAGGGCAATGAGGGGATGGCGCTCTGGGTCGGCGTTCAGCAAGACCGGCAATTTGCCGTGACAGAGACGGTTATCCCGGCGCAGCGTCACATTCGGACAAGCGATGGCGTTTGCGTGATAGTTCCGGCCGAAGAACTGCACCGGCTCAACGTCTGGCTCTACAAAAGCGGCCTGAAACTGTTGGCCCAGATTCACAGCCATCCGGGCCGCGCCTACCATTCGACGACCGACGACGCTTATGCGGTTGCTACAACGGTTGGGTGTCTGTCGCTGGTGGTGCCGAATTTCGCCCGTGAGCCTTTCGATCTTGCTCGCGTCGCTGCCTATCGACTTGACGCAAAGGCGAACTGGAATGAGGTCGCGTCCGCGGCCCTGATGCGAATGATCACGATAACGAGCTGA
- a CDS encoding putative metal-binding protein: protein MPEPQTVDPEVSRAKFDREIGRFRPYADAYRAQGCFLLEASFPRAFFIFGSPKLKPRVISAASEVDFTNYDLRPPSVGFVDPFTRQRIARKDLYLKMLRRPPLPGTPPEMIGALIQQNAVPLTDFIQANGPEHEPFLCMAGVREYHDNPAHSGDPWLLHRGSGEGCLAFILDKIIKYGINPIEQLQIQLQPTIVGMAVSPQAIPE, encoded by the coding sequence GTGCCTGAACCCCAAACTGTGGATCCGGAGGTCTCCCGAGCGAAGTTTGATCGGGAGATCGGCCGTTTCCGGCCATATGCCGATGCCTATCGGGCTCAGGGCTGCTTCCTGCTTGAGGCGAGCTTCCCACGCGCTTTCTTTATTTTCGGAAGCCCCAAGTTAAAACCGCGGGTGATTAGCGCAGCGAGCGAGGTCGACTTCACCAACTACGACTTAAGACCGCCGTCGGTGGGCTTCGTCGATCCATTTACGCGCCAGCGGATTGCCCGGAAAGATCTATACCTGAAAATGCTGAGACGCCCGCCGCTGCCCGGGACGCCGCCGGAGATGATTGGAGCTCTCATCCAGCAGAACGCCGTGCCGCTGACGGACTTCATCCAGGCCAACGGGCCCGAGCACGAACCTTTCCTGTGCATGGCGGGAGTGCGGGAATACCACGATAATCCAGCCCATTCGGGTGACCCATGGCTACTTCATCGGGGTTCTGGAGAAGGCTGTTTGGCCTTCATTCTGGACAAGATCATCAAATACGGAATCAACCCTATAGAGCAGTTGCAGATTCAGCTCCAACCGACCATCGTGGGAATGGCGGTGTCGCCTCAGGCGATACCGGAATGA
- a CDS encoding DUF2604 domain-containing protein gives MSKDSGKNDHAGGPGKIEITVVVNGQPTQVEANPNQPLHVVRTKALENTQNVAQPAENWEFKDEAGNLLDVDKKVGDLGFANTVTLFLSLKAGVAGA, from the coding sequence ATGTCGAAGGATTCAGGTAAGAACGATCACGCCGGCGGGCCAGGCAAGATCGAGATCACGGTGGTGGTGAACGGCCAGCCCACGCAGGTCGAAGCCAATCCCAACCAGCCGCTGCACGTGGTTCGTACCAAAGCCCTTGAAAACACGCAGAACGTCGCCCAACCGGCCGAGAATTGGGAATTCAAGGACGAGGCCGGCAACTTGCTCGACGTCGACAAAAAAGTTGGCGATCTCGGTTTCGCGAACACTGTGACCCTGTTCCTCAGTCTGAAGGCGGGCGTTGCAGGTGCCTGA
- a CDS encoding PAN domain-containing protein — MLVRHNTALLEKAVDLVVKQAAIPTLEAEAAAYDRMARANAFRRMMTGAAVAVAAVGIGYGAALFFGREIRPPVAPDKPVEKHTDRLDPSDMTTQPKSVRTDPPKEAKPVEPSPAPLPKPDKVTEDFNKFLTKEVDFGGAHWTLTSGHYFTEENDPTWDRAWCYTRRLVNGVDVNTDLVNRLTPTATPQAPIAPPATLASVGLNDDSARELASKCAWLDGKAFSPADFELPSGRAEAAKKLIAQDGWDAMGFDLQGMPLMNLSFDQCQTRCEGDDQCQAITYDKKHSACFLKGDASILVRAPDAAMAAKPAVASKVEYSSLVFYKNTVVVGDSYSNEPSNYASCVTACAVDQKCLGFNFDGPNNMCSMLNQVSSLSVFKGVASGTKAAGNQ; from the coding sequence GTGCTGGTCCGGCATAACACTGCACTTCTCGAAAAGGCGGTCGACCTGGTCGTCAAGCAAGCGGCAATTCCCACTCTGGAGGCTGAAGCTGCAGCCTACGACAGGATGGCCCGCGCTAATGCCTTCCGCAGGATGATGACGGGCGCAGCCGTGGCGGTTGCTGCGGTCGGCATTGGTTATGGAGCAGCATTGTTCTTCGGGCGTGAGATCAGACCGCCAGTCGCGCCTGATAAGCCGGTCGAGAAGCACACCGACAGACTCGATCCGTCTGACATGACCACACAACCCAAGTCGGTCCGAACCGATCCACCTAAGGAAGCAAAGCCGGTCGAGCCTTCACCGGCACCGCTGCCCAAGCCTGACAAGGTGACCGAGGATTTCAACAAGTTCCTCACGAAGGAGGTCGACTTCGGGGGTGCTCACTGGACGCTTACATCGGGGCACTACTTCACCGAAGAGAACGATCCCACTTGGGATCGAGCGTGGTGCTACACCCGTCGGCTTGTGAACGGCGTCGATGTCAACACAGACCTTGTAAACCGGCTGACCCCAACGGCGACGCCCCAAGCTCCCATCGCGCCGCCAGCGACACTCGCATCAGTCGGGCTAAACGACGATTCCGCCAGGGAGCTTGCATCCAAATGTGCTTGGCTCGACGGCAAGGCTTTTAGCCCAGCAGACTTCGAGCTCCCTTCTGGACGGGCCGAAGCGGCCAAGAAGCTCATCGCGCAAGATGGTTGGGACGCGATGGGGTTCGACCTCCAAGGAATGCCGCTCATGAACCTCTCGTTCGATCAATGCCAGACCAGATGCGAGGGTGACGATCAATGTCAGGCCATCACCTATGACAAGAAGCACTCCGCGTGCTTCCTGAAGGGCGATGCCTCGATCCTGGTTAGGGCTCCGGACGCCGCCATGGCAGCAAAGCCCGCGGTCGCGAGCAAGGTCGAGTATTCCAGCCTAGTCTTCTACAAGAATACGGTGGTCGTAGGCGATTCCTATTCGAACGAGCCTAGCAATTATGCCAGTTGCGTCACTGCTTGCGCCGTGGACCAGAAATGCTTGGGCTTCAATTTCGATGGTCCGAACAACATGTGTTCGATGCTGAACCAGGTGTCCTCGCTCTCTGTCTTCAAGGGCGTGGCTTCGGGAACGAAGGCAGCCGGCAATCAATGA
- a CDS encoding thermonuclease family protein, with protein MKHFRAKRSRASRWASVPLRLVLVTVAAATALVTQFVMHNTGSLPEINLQNLIKPKPVAIGGVASVIDGDTIEVHGQRIRLNGIDAPESRQYCDDAKGFEYPCGRRSAQALDDFLAASRPIHCSFVTWDRYGRFVGDCTRSDGANVAAWMVEHGEALDWPKYSQGEYATQQSKASAARVGLWVGSFQAPWDWRAQHSDDEPTTAPLSVFSSGNAGCNIKGNISAEGERIYHIPGQKYYSVTLISPAKGERWFCSEAEAVAAGWRRSKR; from the coding sequence ATGAAGCATTTCCGCGCCAAGCGCTCTCGCGCCAGCCGTTGGGCAAGCGTGCCGCTCCGCCTCGTGCTGGTAACTGTGGCGGCGGCTACCGCCCTGGTGACGCAGTTTGTCATGCATAACACCGGCTCGCTGCCAGAGATCAATTTGCAAAACCTGATCAAGCCGAAGCCAGTCGCGATTGGTGGAGTCGCCTCGGTCATCGATGGCGATACGATCGAGGTACATGGTCAACGAATACGCCTCAACGGGATCGACGCGCCGGAGAGCCGCCAGTACTGCGACGATGCGAAGGGGTTCGAATATCCCTGCGGCCGGCGTTCCGCCCAAGCGCTGGATGATTTCCTGGCTGCCTCCAGGCCGATTCACTGCTCGTTCGTTACGTGGGATCGCTACGGGCGCTTTGTCGGAGATTGCACCCGATCTGACGGTGCCAACGTGGCGGCGTGGATGGTCGAGCATGGCGAAGCTCTCGATTGGCCGAAGTACAGTCAGGGCGAATATGCAACGCAACAATCGAAGGCCAGTGCTGCGAGGGTCGGTTTATGGGTGGGATCTTTTCAGGCGCCGTGGGACTGGCGAGCGCAACATAGTGACGACGAGCCAACGACTGCACCGCTTTCAGTTTTCAGTAGCGGAAATGCCGGCTGCAATATCAAGGGCAATATATCGGCTGAGGGCGAACGCATCTATCACATACCGGGACAAAAATATTATAGCGTAACCCTAATTAGCCCGGCTAAGGGGGAAAGGTGGTTCTGCTCGGAAGCCGAGGCCGTCGCAGCCGGTTGGAGACGGTCAAAGCGGTAG
- a CDS encoding excalibur calcium-binding domain-containing protein, producing MRRKISMCVAIVALSVSGCAADYLNNYDTMTLASGDSARQNQLLQTVDPFNPNSNNTKIEGDGQRMTAVIQRYRGTPQPASALPNNGADLDCAGGRGNNPVVQGPVSVGPSDRNHLDRDHDGVGCER from the coding sequence ATGCGAAGGAAGATCTCGATGTGCGTCGCAATCGTGGCCTTGAGTGTTAGCGGCTGCGCGGCCGACTATCTCAACAACTACGACACGATGACGTTGGCGTCAGGTGACTCCGCTCGCCAGAACCAGCTTCTCCAGACGGTCGACCCGTTCAACCCCAACAGCAACAACACGAAGATCGAGGGCGACGGGCAGCGGATGACGGCTGTCATTCAAAGGTACCGCGGAACGCCGCAGCCGGCGTCTGCCTTGCCAAACAACGGCGCCGATCTGGACTGCGCCGGCGGTAGAGGCAACAACCCTGTCGTCCAGGGACCTGTCTCGGTCGGCCCGTCCGATCGCAACCACCTTGACCGTGATCATGATGGCGTGGGTTGCGAGAGGTAG
- the nodB gene encoding chitooligosaccharide deacetylase NodB: MKHLDKIYEVQSECADGTGRPSVYLTFDDGPDPFFTPQILDVLAQNGVPATFFVIGAYAAEHPDLLQRMIAEGHEVGNHTMSHPDLSKCGLGEVQREVFEANRAIMGACPQASIRYIRAPYGAWSEEVFTASQIAGLAALHWSIDPRDWARPGTDAIVDAVLASVRPGAIVLLHDGCPPDDSGTQAGLRDQTVVALSNLIPALHASGYEIRSLPVHH; this comes from the coding sequence ATGAAGCATCTTGATAAGATATATGAGGTGCAGAGTGAATGCGCTGATGGAACCGGCCGTCCGAGCGTTTACCTGACGTTTGACGACGGTCCCGATCCATTTTTCACACCACAGATACTCGATGTGCTGGCGCAAAACGGGGTGCCAGCGACTTTCTTCGTCATTGGTGCCTATGCCGCAGAGCACCCGGATCTCCTTCAGCGAATGATCGCAGAAGGGCACGAGGTGGGCAACCACACGATGTCTCATCCGGATCTGTCCAAATGCGGCTTGGGCGAAGTGCAACGTGAGGTATTTGAGGCGAACCGTGCCATCATGGGAGCATGCCCGCAGGCTTCGATCCGCTACATTCGCGCGCCATACGGCGCCTGGAGCGAAGAAGTGTTCACTGCGTCACAGATCGCCGGGCTGGCCGCCCTTCATTGGTCGATAGACCCAAGAGACTGGGCGCGGCCCGGCACCGACGCGATCGTCGATGCAGTGCTCGCTTCGGTCCGGCCTGGCGCAATCGTGCTCTTGCATGACGGTTGCCCTCCCGACGATTCCGGCACTCAAGCCGGTCTGCGCGACCAGACCGTTGTGGCGCTGTCCAATCTGATTCCGGCATTACATGCCAGCGGATATGAAATTCGCTCGCTTCCAGTACATCACTGA
- a CDS encoding PLP-dependent aminotransferase family protein, giving the protein MVQFPSPGGSNRSYGMGARQIYESLREQILRGVYNTGSQLPSSRGLAEELGVSRTTVTAAYEQLAAEGFIDVRQGARHRVASSLIGPELTANPQKQAGPGHLSNYGERLRGARRWPDYLPNRLKIDFRYGDLAPSDFPASVWKRTMNAVMAQRPARLAYDHPCGSRRLRQALQGYLWRARTVRCDPEQIVIVNGSQQGLDLCARLLLDPGDSFVIEDPCYRMAREVFASTGATPVPVEVDEHGMQTEQLAGVAARLAYATPSHQFPLGGVMPIARRHQLLEWARDEGAYVIEDDYDSEYRYDISPVPPLHSLEDHGAVIYLGTISKTLSPMLRIGYLVVPVELQQVFETAKQFADRHSPIAEQESLASLIESGSYENHVRRVRRLNGERREVLLTTMKRSFQDRIAVQGAEAGLHVVIWFNDLPRSRETALVEAARYAGLGLHPISPLYHRQSGAGEADRVGLVVGYSALGIRQIEKGVEMLRDVVAQL; this is encoded by the coding sequence ATGGTCCAGTTTCCAAGTCCCGGTGGCTCAAACCGCTCGTACGGCATGGGTGCGCGCCAGATCTACGAATCGCTTCGCGAGCAGATCCTCAGAGGCGTCTACAACACCGGCAGCCAACTGCCCTCCTCACGTGGTCTCGCCGAGGAACTTGGAGTCTCGCGGACGACCGTCACCGCTGCCTACGAGCAGCTGGCGGCGGAAGGTTTCATCGACGTCCGTCAAGGCGCGCGCCATCGTGTCGCGTCCTCGCTGATCGGACCTGAGCTAACGGCCAATCCCCAAAAACAGGCCGGCCCGGGTCACTTGTCAAACTATGGCGAACGGCTGCGTGGCGCTCGGCGCTGGCCGGATTACCTGCCCAACAGGCTGAAGATCGATTTCCGATATGGCGACCTGGCGCCCTCAGATTTCCCGGCATCCGTTTGGAAGCGCACGATGAACGCGGTGATGGCGCAGCGGCCGGCACGGCTCGCCTACGACCATCCATGCGGTTCGCGCCGGCTGCGCCAGGCGCTTCAGGGCTATCTCTGGCGCGCTCGTACTGTGCGCTGCGACCCTGAGCAGATCGTCATCGTCAATGGTTCGCAGCAGGGGCTCGATCTCTGCGCGCGCCTGCTGCTCGACCCAGGGGACAGCTTCGTCATTGAGGACCCCTGCTACAGGATGGCGCGCGAGGTCTTTGCCAGTACAGGTGCCACGCCGGTTCCCGTCGAGGTTGACGAGCACGGCATGCAGACGGAGCAACTGGCGGGCGTCGCGGCCCGGCTTGCCTATGCGACGCCGTCGCATCAGTTTCCGCTCGGCGGCGTCATGCCGATCGCGCGGCGGCATCAGCTTCTGGAATGGGCGCGGGACGAGGGCGCCTACGTCATCGAGGACGACTACGACAGCGAATATCGCTACGATATCAGCCCCGTTCCCCCGCTGCACAGCCTGGAGGATCATGGGGCCGTCATCTACCTAGGCACCATCTCCAAGACGCTCTCGCCGATGCTGCGCATCGGCTATCTCGTCGTGCCGGTGGAATTGCAGCAGGTTTTCGAAACTGCCAAGCAGTTTGCCGACCGGCATTCTCCGATAGCCGAGCAGGAGTCATTGGCCTCCCTGATCGAGAGCGGCAGCTATGAAAACCATGTGCGCCGCGTGCGCCGCCTCAACGGCGAGCGCCGGGAAGTATTGCTGACCACCATGAAACGGAGTTTTCAAGATAGGATCGCCGTCCAGGGGGCAGAGGCTGGACTGCACGTCGTCATATGGTTCAACGACCTGCCGCGGTCGCGCGAAACGGCGTTGGTCGAAGCCGCGCGATACGCGGGTCTAGGTCTGCACCCCATTTCGCCGCTTTATCATCGGCAGTCGGGAGCAGGAGAGGCCGATCGCGTCGGGCTTGTCGTGGGCTATTCCGCCTTGGGCATCCGGCAGATCGAAAAAGGCGTCGAGATGCTGCGGGACGTCGTCGCTCAACTCTGA
- a CDS encoding carbamoyltransferase: MLCLGLNGGLDKVYENRFQIPNTFMHDGAAVLVRDGQVIAAVEEERLNRIKHSNKLPISAAQYCLSAAGVQLSEIDRVAFYATEAYSNAMLENMLVSQPDASIPLDAKLLVQKLLAQEFGTELDASRISFVSHHQAHAVSAFAMSGFEQSLIFAVDGSGDFLSGLMAIGSGTEIKQLATFPENNSLGQFYLETIRYLGYGLFDEYKVMGLAPYGDPVPYRELFEQFYELSANGEYRVHLDRIGPTLLRSIQVRQKGMPFTQQHKDVSASLQEALERIVFHILRHYREATGMTRLCLAGGVAHNCSMNGKLLYSGLFEDIFVQPASHDAGCALGAALIASNELGRPAPRARLQEVYWGPDLASDHAVEEELKAWAGHLEFERTEEVADRAAEWMAGGAVIGWVQGRSEFGPRALGNRSILADPRPATNKDRINAMVKKREGYRPFAPSVLEEDAREFFDLPGSACEFPFMNFVVRVHDSKRGLLGAITHVDGTARLQTVSRKASPAYWNLINAFKQRTGIPMLLNTSFNNNAEPIVDSVADSIATFLTTELDGLVVGPYLVKKRAATLQDWTALAVSLPPYVSLHKVREYTAQDRQETVCEIRTDNRDCARISHDLFDLLTRIEGEAVLADLLDTITLDQAKREALTSELRRLWEQRHVRMHPSQAVRVHQK, from the coding sequence ATGCTGTGTCTAGGATTGAACGGCGGATTGGACAAAGTCTATGAAAACAGGTTTCAGATTCCGAACACATTCATGCACGATGGCGCTGCGGTGCTCGTCCGGGACGGACAGGTCATTGCGGCAGTAGAAGAAGAGCGCCTCAATCGGATCAAACATTCCAACAAGCTCCCAATTAGTGCGGCTCAATACTGTCTTTCAGCAGCCGGGGTTCAGCTCAGCGAAATCGATCGTGTGGCGTTCTACGCTACCGAAGCCTACTCGAATGCCATGCTGGAAAACATGCTTGTTTCCCAGCCGGATGCCTCCATTCCGTTGGATGCTAAACTGTTGGTGCAGAAGCTGTTGGCGCAGGAATTCGGTACCGAACTTGACGCTTCGCGCATCTCGTTCGTAAGTCACCATCAGGCGCACGCCGTGAGTGCTTTTGCAATGTCGGGCTTCGAGCAAAGTCTGATTTTTGCGGTCGATGGCTCTGGTGATTTCCTGTCGGGCCTCATGGCGATAGGATCCGGTACTGAAATTAAGCAACTAGCGACTTTCCCAGAGAACAATTCCCTTGGGCAATTTTATCTCGAGACGATCCGGTATCTCGGCTACGGCTTGTTCGATGAGTATAAGGTAATGGGGCTTGCCCCCTACGGCGATCCCGTTCCCTATCGCGAGCTTTTCGAGCAGTTCTATGAACTGTCAGCAAACGGCGAGTATCGCGTCCACCTGGACCGCATCGGCCCGACTTTGCTCCGCAGCATTCAGGTTCGGCAAAAGGGAATGCCATTCACCCAGCAACACAAGGATGTGAGTGCGTCGTTACAGGAGGCGCTCGAACGCATCGTGTTTCACATTCTTCGGCATTATCGTGAGGCCACCGGGATGACGCGGTTGTGCCTGGCCGGGGGAGTCGCGCACAATTGCTCCATGAACGGCAAGCTGCTCTATTCAGGACTTTTCGAAGACATCTTCGTGCAGCCCGCATCGCATGATGCTGGGTGCGCACTTGGCGCTGCACTAATCGCGTCTAATGAGCTGGGCCGCCCCGCGCCGCGTGCGCGATTGCAGGAGGTTTATTGGGGGCCGGATCTCGCGAGTGATCACGCTGTCGAAGAGGAACTAAAGGCATGGGCGGGGCACCTGGAGTTTGAACGCACCGAGGAAGTGGCGGATAGGGCAGCCGAGTGGATGGCGGGTGGCGCCGTGATCGGCTGGGTGCAAGGTCGTTCGGAGTTCGGGCCGCGCGCGCTCGGAAATCGCAGCATTCTTGCCGACCCCAGGCCCGCCACAAACAAGGACCGGATCAACGCTATGGTCAAGAAGCGGGAAGGGTATCGCCCGTTCGCCCCATCAGTGCTGGAGGAGGATGCGCGCGAATTTTTTGACCTCCCGGGGAGCGCGTGCGAATTTCCGTTCATGAACTTCGTAGTTCGTGTGCACGATTCCAAACGTGGTTTGCTCGGCGCCATCACGCACGTCGACGGTACGGCTCGGCTGCAAACAGTATCGCGCAAGGCCAGTCCTGCCTACTGGAACCTCATCAATGCCTTCAAGCAGCGGACGGGCATCCCAATGCTGCTCAACACGTCCTTTAACAACAATGCCGAGCCGATCGTAGATTCAGTTGCAGACTCGATTGCCACGTTCTTGACGACAGAGCTGGATGGACTTGTGGTCGGGCCGTACCTCGTCAAAAAACGGGCCGCAACGCTGCAGGACTGGACTGCGCTCGCGGTTTCATTGCCGCCTTATGTATCCCTGCATAAAGTCCGCGAATACACGGCGCAGGATCGCCAGGAGACCGTCTGCGAAATTCGAACGGATAACCGTGACTGTGCGCGTATATCACATGACTTGTTCGATCTGCTGACGCGGATCGAAGGCGAGGCCGTGCTCGCGGATCTGCTCGACACGATTACGCTGGATCAAGCCAAGCGCGAGGCTCTCACATCAGAGCTGAGACGATTGTGGGAGCAGCGCCACGTTCGGATGCACCCCTCACAAGCTGTTCGGGTCCACCAGAAATGA
- a CDS encoding ABC transporter permease: MIEGFAAALPANAWNWVAVWRRNYLAWKKVALVSILGNLADPMIYLFGLGTGLGIMVGHVDGASYIAFLAAGMVAVSAMTASTLETLYSAFARMHSQRTWEAMLYTHVTLGDIVLGELAWAATKAFLAGTAITIVTVTLGYAAWPSVLYGLPIIALTGCVFASLAMIVTALSPSYDYFVFYQTLVLTPMLFLSGAVFPLNQLPEAFQKIARCMPLSHSIDLIRPIMLDRPIAGIALHIGVLGLYALLPFFLSMALLRRRLMR, from the coding sequence ATGATTGAAGGTTTTGCCGCGGCGCTGCCGGCCAATGCGTGGAACTGGGTTGCGGTGTGGCGCCGCAACTATCTGGCATGGAAGAAAGTCGCACTCGTGTCGATTCTCGGTAACCTCGCCGATCCGATGATCTATCTTTTCGGACTCGGCACCGGTCTCGGCATAATGGTCGGCCACGTCGACGGTGCGTCGTATATCGCCTTTTTGGCGGCCGGCATGGTCGCGGTAAGTGCGATGACCGCCTCTACCCTCGAAACATTGTACTCGGCTTTCGCTCGCATGCATTCTCAACGTACATGGGAAGCCATGCTGTACACGCACGTCACCCTCGGCGACATCGTATTGGGTGAACTGGCCTGGGCAGCCACGAAGGCGTTCCTGGCCGGTACGGCAATTACAATTGTCACGGTAACGTTGGGCTATGCAGCCTGGCCGTCCGTCCTCTATGGGCTGCCAATCATTGCTCTGACGGGATGCGTATTTGCGAGCCTCGCGATGATCGTCACCGCACTTTCGCCCAGTTACGATTACTTCGTATTTTACCAGACGCTTGTGCTCACACCTATGCTGTTCCTGTCGGGCGCCGTTTTCCCATTGAATCAGCTGCCTGAGGCCTTTCAGAAGATAGCGCGGTGCATGCCGCTGTCACATTCGATCGACCTCATTCGCCCGATTATGCTTGATCGCCCGATCGCCGGCATCGCCCTGCACATCGGTGTGCTCGGCCTGTACGCACTCTTGCCATTCTTTCTCTCGATGGCGCTGTTGCGCCGCCGACTGATGCGCTGA
- the nodI gene encoding nodulation factor ABC transporter ATP-binding protein NodI codes for MLSGKLGHEDLRRLETGPIERKSHGQTSAKSSLPESLSTVAVDFAGVTKSYGNKVVVDDLSFSVASGECFGLLGPNGAGKSTIARMLLGMTCPDAGTITVLGVPVPARARLARRGIGVVPQFDNLDQEFTVRENLLVFGRYFGMSTRQSEAVIPSLLEFARLERKADARVSELSGGMKRCLTMARALINDPQLIVMDEPTTGLDPHARHLIWERLRALLARGKTIILTTHFMEEAERLCDRLCVLERGRNIAEGRPQALIDKHIGCQVMEIYGGDPHELHSLVKPHSQRIEISGETLYCYAPDPDQVRTRLQERAGLRLLLRPANLEDVFLRLTGREMEE; via the coding sequence GTGTTGAGTGGGAAGTTGGGCCATGAGGATTTGCGGCGGCTCGAGACTGGTCCGATCGAACGGAAGTCTCACGGGCAAACAAGTGCGAAAAGCTCCCTGCCTGAGTCTCTGTCGACCGTCGCTGTCGATTTTGCCGGCGTAACCAAGTCGTATGGGAACAAGGTCGTTGTCGACGATCTGTCGTTCAGCGTTGCGTCGGGCGAGTGTTTCGGCCTCCTCGGACCAAACGGGGCGGGCAAAAGCACGATAGCGCGCATGCTCCTTGGCATGACATGCCCCGACGCGGGCACGATCACGGTGCTCGGCGTCCCGGTGCCGGCGCGCGCTCGGCTGGCACGCAGGGGCATTGGCGTGGTCCCGCAATTCGACAATCTGGACCAGGAATTCACCGTACGCGAGAACCTGCTGGTGTTCGGCCGCTACTTCGGCATGAGCACACGCCAGAGCGAAGCGGTTATCCCGTCGCTTCTCGAATTCGCTCGCCTCGAGCGAAAGGCGGATGCGCGTGTCTCGGAACTGTCCGGCGGGATGAAGCGATGCCTGACGATGGCGCGGGCTTTGATCAACGACCCCCAGCTCATTGTGATGGACGAGCCGACCACCGGCCTCGATCCGCACGCGCGCCACCTGATCTGGGAGCGGCTGCGCGCCCTGTTGGCACGCGGCAAGACGATTATCCTGACGACGCATTTCATGGAAGAGGCTGAGAGATTATGCGATCGGCTATGCGTGCTCGAAAGAGGTCGCAACATCGCCGAAGGCCGCCCGCAGGCGCTTATCGACAAGCATATAGGATGCCAGGTCATGGAGATCTACGGCGGCGATCCGCACGAGTTGCATTCGCTGGTCAAGCCACATTCTCAGCGCATCGAGATCAGCGGCGAAACCCTTTATTGCTATGCGCCAGACCCTGACCAGGTGCGCACGCGACTGCAGGAGCGTGCAGGTCTGCGTCTTCTTCTGCGCCCAGCCAATCTCGAGGATGTTTTCTTGCGGCTGACCGGGCGCGAGATGGAGGAGTGA